A single window of Culicoides brevitarsis isolate CSIRO-B50_1 chromosome 3, AGI_CSIRO_Cbre_v1, whole genome shotgun sequence DNA harbors:
- the LOC134834118 gene encoding membrane alanyl aminopeptidase-like, producing MRFLLIFALVAVCCGHSFDPYPDLYETDYLKRADDEFSPKNTENFRLTDDIWPSYYLLMITPYIGTQKHFDGKVSIDFTVKQSLKKIILNQEDISIKKYNLQIISPEEEGSTVIELANCLNVNQYQKLECTLKSDTLEPGFTYQLVLEYSGLVHDDMRGFYESYYKDDENSKKLLGTTHFGQQTRRLMPCFDEPAFKAEFELHIGRNPQTHPISISNANLYETEELNETFVIDRYKPTAVISTYLLAFVISDFANVTDHDRENHTFAIYARPNAIDQVSFAFQLGPKLIREFDAWNGISYYEFEGVEKMDIAAIPDFSAGAMENLGMLLHRETNLLVDDDHTNTLQKQGIALVISHEIAHMWFGDLVTCHWFEAIWLNEGFATYFEFIALDPVHKDWKVLDNFVVSTMQNALSADAQRSSHPLTNPGVNSYPEIRTLFSTITYDKGGSILRMMHNIMEPGSFQKAIQDYLQRYKYSIATPEDLFVELEKQDPYVSPREIFNSYSVQAGYPLLMVRQDGDFLKVTQRRFLIDEIDHNITSRWTIPVTVAKSKLDFSDKRAHLSIFEAHDDEHIIPFYKNTTSLDYYMLNMQAVGFYRINYEEHNWQAIAKALKSENHGDIHVLNRAQIIDDLFNLARAGYLSYDFILNIVDYVIDEKEYLPWYAMLNGLSYLMQRIPDENYKTETFNFVKRLLSNIYDHLDWKSGDDHQDKLNRINILNWACKYGNEKCVERAKTEFENAMEKKVNIDPDWKPAVYCTGLREKAGNWDTLWEKYTTTNYATEQAMILTALGCTKDENELHTFLEKILTDDIRLQDKSSAYNRAYSGNLENVDFVFNYVTANYEEWSKVMDLASTLGDLANRFTNQEQVEKLQKFVDDTNLSESVKTRLKSAIERSKKNLEWDSKRLKEIKSYFNPDQGGKGHVEVLSGVVICLAITVFALF from the exons ATGcgatttttgcttatttttgccCTCGTGGCTGTTTGTTGCGGGCATTCCTTTGATCCGTATCCAGATTTGTATGAAACGGACTATCTTAAGAGAGCTGATGACGAGTTTTCACctaaaaatacggaaaattttcgattaacgGACGATATTTGGCCAAGTTACTATCT ATTGATGATAACTCCATACATTGGCACCCAAAAACACTTTGATGGAAAAGTTTCTATCGATTTTACTGTCAAACAATcgttaaaaaagataattttgaatcaagaagacatttcaatcaaaaaatataacctCCAAATTATTTCACCTGAGGAAGAAGGATCGACAGTAATTGAGCTGGCAAACTGTTTAAACGTCAATCAATACCAAAAACTCGAATGTACCTTAAAATCCGACACTTTAGAGCCTGGGTTCACGTATCAACTAGTTCTCGAGTACTCAGGTCTCGTTCACGATGATATGCGTGGCTTTTACGAAAGTTACTACAAAGACGacgaaaattccaaaaaacttCTCGGAACAACGCATTTCGGACAACAAACACGTCGTTTGATGCCCTGCTTCGATGAGCCCGCTTTCAAAGCTGAATTTGAGCTTCACATTGGTCGAAATCCTCAAACTCATCCAATTTCCATTTCCAATGCAAATCTTTATGAAACAGAAGAACTTAACGAAACCTTCGTGATTGACAGATACAAGCCGACTGCCGTTATCTCGACATATTTGTTGGCGTTTGTGATATCAGACTTCGCGAATGTCACCGATCATGACAGGGAAAATCATACATTTGCTATTTATGCGAGACCGAATGCGATTGATCAAGTTAGTTTTGCATTTCAGTTGGGTCCGAAGCTGATTAGAGAGTTTGATGCGTGGAATGGAATCTCGTATTATGAGTTTGAGGGAGTGGAAAAGATGGATATTGCGGCGATTCCGGATTTTTCAGCG GGCGCCATGGAGAACCTTGGAATGCTTTTGCATCGCGAAACAAATCTCTTAGTAGACGATGACCACACAAACACCCTCCAAAAACAAGGCATAGCGTTAGTGATCAGTCACGAAATCGCCCATATGTGGTTCGGCGATCTCGTTACCTGCCATTGGTTCGAAGCTATTTGGCTCAATGAGGGTTTCGCTACATATTTTGAGTTCATCGCTCTCGATCCTGTGCATAAAGATTGGAAAGTCTTGGATAACTTCGTGGTTTCAACGATGCAAAATGCTTTATCCGCTGACGCTCAACGTTCAAGTCATCCTTTAACGAATCCCGGCGTGAATTCCTATCCTGAAATTCGAACACTTTTCAGTACGATAACTTACGACAAAGGCGGTTCAATTCTCCGGATGATGCATAACATCATGGAGCCCGGTAGTTTCCAAAAAGCCATCCAAGATTACTTGCAACGGTATAAATATTCCATCGCGACTCCTGAAGATCTCTTCGTTGAACTGGAAAAACAAGATCCGTACGTAAGCCCAagggaaattttcaattcttacTCCGTGCAAGCTGGGTATCCGCTTCTTATGGTACGACAAGATGGCGACTTTTTGAAAGTAACACAGCGTCGTTTCCTGATCGACGAGATCGATCACAACATAACCTCAAGATGGACAATTCCCGTTACGGTTGCCAAGAGTAAACTTGATTTCAGTGATAAACGCGCTCATTTGTCGATCTTTGAAGCACATGATGACGAACATATTAttcctttttacaaaaatacgaCATCTTTGGACTATTATATGCTCAATATGCAAGCTGTTGGCTTCTATCGCATCAATTACGAAGAACATAATTGGCAAGCAATCGCAAAAGCTCTTAAATCTGAGAATCACGGAGACATCCACGTGCTAAATCGCGCCCAAATCATCGACGATCTCTTCAATCTGGCGCGCGCTGGGTATTTATCGTACGATTTCATCTTGAATATCGTCGATTACGTGATCGATGAGAAGGAATATCTTCCTTGGTATGCCATGTTAAACGGACTTTCCTATCTAATGCAACGAATTCCcgatgaaaattacaaaaccgAGACATTTAACTTTGTGAAACGCCTTCTTTCGAATATTTATGATCATCTGGACTGGAAATCGGGAGACGATCACCAAGATAAGCTAAATCGCATCAACATTTTGAATTGGGCCTGCAAATATGGCAACGAAAAATGTGTtgaaagagcaaaaactgagTTTGAAAATGCAATGGAGAAGAAAGTCAATATTGATCCGGACTGGAAACCAGCTGTTTATTGCACTGGGCTGCGAGAAAAGGCGGGAAATTGGGATACGTTGTGGGAAAAATACACAACAACGAATTATGCCACTGAGCAAGCGATGATTTTGACGGCACTTGGATGTACCAAAGACGAAAATGAGCTTCAT acatttttggagaaaatctTAACAGATGACATCCGATTGCAAGATAAGTCAAGCGCTTATAACCGCGCGTACTCTGGAAACTTGGAAAATGTCGATTTTGTGTTCAATTATGTGACTGCCAATTATGAAGAATGGTCCAAAGT AATGGATCTCGCATCGACTCTCGGTGACTTGGCAAATCGTTTTACAAACCAAGAGCAAGTTGAAAAGCTTCAAAAGTTCGTGGATGACACAAATTTATCGGAATCAGTGAAAACAAGACTTAAGTCCGCGATCGAGCGTAGCAAAAAGAATCTGGAATGGGATTCTAAGCGACTTAAGGAGATCAAAAGTTATTTCAATCCAGACCAGGGAGGCAAGGGACATGTCGAAGTATTGAGTGGAGTCGTTATTTGCTTGGCAATCACGGTTTTTGCgcttttttaa
- the LOC134835207 gene encoding membrane alanyl aminopeptidase-like, producing MTNKSFNFALILIVNFLFLTYAHLINAPKKLQISKNDADVDPSDFRLSRSVYPSRYVIEIEPFFKDEGANKAFTFNGNVKILLKTEETGVKEIELHMDESISVESISLLDNQGMTVAREETIYQNETEKLKIPLKKEMKSGVQYTLEIEYEGKFKSGGVFSVEFKPMNARKIFPVFDEPLFKAVFQLNIIRSKDFQVSLSNMQLQEVTPIENSTKVRETFKATPPMSPHLVTFVINHDFKSKQSTDKSFGVWVRASVESQLTYSYYFGQQILHEMGIYLNYIFTKVPEIQKIDLIAMPEQQMNAVESWGAMTFRENLLLCDENDTNAADKQQIATTIGHKIAQLWFGNLVTGKWWSETWLNEAFGTYFGAFGTAMIEKEWNLPEQFVVEALQKAMEADSARNVRPLTDDEVFTREDVEKMLDEITNFKGAAILRMIEHHMGAENFQKGLQEYLKKYEYQAVKPYKLFTILDEVNPEAKIMEIFEPWTSQAGFPYLTVTSNDNNTLKISKNRFLFDEKEPEDVSKWSIPITFANREEHFTETATQVVYPNTQTKDFSIKLPENGTLGFYLLNVQQVGFYRVNYDEENWKSIRGFLKSGDFEKIHVLNRAQIVDDLFNFARNGILSYDFVMSIVDYVREEKNYIPWVSMFNGLSYLSRRIGLNSDYERFRKHVLYLTESLYKQLGFEPKPEETHLDTLLRTNLLNWMCKHGHEECLMLAIDEFDKLMNDKNYSINPNIRVPVYCNAVRRGSGTEFAFLWEKYMTTNVATEKINLLNALGCTKQQSLVNNLMDKILSDDIKMPDKKPVFANIYTSNHENVDLVFNYLTQNWQKWENVMGSIGEVLTELSDHFTTETQVKRLEDFSKIPELSENNVKLITKAVENAKKFLEWDEKRLVEVRSYFKMLDDTGNSAKTVSISYGLILGIACYLLILS from the exons ATGACGaa caagTCATTTAACTTTGCATTAATTCTTATCGTAAATTTCCTGTTTCTGACCTACGCTCATCTAATAAATGCCCCGAAAAAACtgcaaatttccaaaaatgacGCCGATGTCGATCCAAGTGACTTTCGTTTATCACGCAGCGTTTATCCAAGTCGATATGTGATCGAAATCGAGCCATTTTTCAAAGACGAGGGAGCGAATAAAGCTTTTACCTTCAATGGcaacgtcaaaattttattaaaaactgagGAAACGGGCGTAAAAGAGATCGAACTTCACATGGATGAGTCAATTTCGGTCGAAAGCATTTCCCTTTTGGATAATCAAGGCATGACTGTGGCACGAGAAGAGACAATTTACCAAAATGAAACGGAAAAACTGAAGATTCCGCTGAAAAAAGAGATGAAATCGGGAGTTCAGTACACTTTGGAGATCGAAtatgaaggaaaatttaaatcaggAGGCGTTTTTAGTGTGGAATTCAAACCCATGAATGCGAGAAAAATCTTCCCCGTCTTCGATGAACCTCTTTTCAAGGcagtttttcaattaaacatCATCCGATCGAAGGATTTTCAAGTTTCTCTCAGCAATATGCAACTTCAAGAAGTGACTCCGAtcgaaaattcaacaaaagttCGTGAAACTTTCAAAGCTACACCTCCAATGTCGCCTCATTTAGTGACTTTTGTCATAAATCACGACTTTAAATCGAAACAATCGACTGACAAAAGCTTCGGGGTATGGGTTCGGGCCTCAGTTGAGTCTCAATTGACCTATTCCTACTACTTTGGTCAACAAATTCTGCACGAAATGGGCATTTACTTAAACTACATCTTCACAAAAGTAccggaaatacaaaaaatcgacTTAATTGCGATGCCAGAACAGCAAATGAACGCCGTGGAAAGCTGGGGAGCAATGACTTTCCGTGAAAACTTGCTTTTATGTGATGAAAATGACACAAATGCTGCCGACAAACAACAAATCGCAACGACAATCGGTCATAAAATTGCCCAATTGTGGTTTGGAAACCTCGTAACAGGCAAATGGTGGTCCGAGACGTGGCTAAATGAGGCATTTGGAACGTATTTTGGCGCTTTTGGTACTGCGATGATCGAAAAAGAGTGGAATTTACCTGAACAATTCGTGGTTGAGGCTTTACAAAAGGCGATGGAAGCGGATTCAGCGAGAAATGTACGTCCGTTGACTGATGATGAGGTATTTACTCGTGAagatgttgaaaaaatgttggatGAAATCACGAATTTTAAGGGAGCTGCCATTTTACGGATGATCGAACATCACATGGGAgcagaaaatttccaaaaaggGCTTCAGGAGtacctaaaaaaata tGAATATCAAGCAGTGAAGCCATACAAGCTCTTCACAATCCTCGATGAAGTCAATCCGGAAgcgaaaattatggaaattttcgAGCCATGGACCTCTCAAGCTGGATTCCCGTATCTTACAGTGACCTCAAACGACAACAACACCCTCAAAATCtccaaaaatcgatttttatttgacgAAAAAGAGCCGGAGGATGTCTCAAAGTGGTCTATTCCCATCACTTTTGCCAATCGCGAAGAGCATTTCACTGAAACCGCGACTCAAGTTGTCTATCCGAACACCCAAACGAAGGATTTTAGCATAAAATTGCCGGAAAATGGAACTTTGGGCTTTTATCTCCTCAATGTTCAACAAGTTGGCTTCTATCGCGTGAATTACGACGAAGAAAATTGGAAATCTATTCGTGGATTTTTAAAATCCGGCGATTTTGAGAAGATTCACGTGTTAAATCGGGCTCAAATCGTTGATGATTTGTTCAATTTCGCGAGAAATGGAATTTTGTCGTACGATTTTGTGATGTCGATCGTGGATTATGTGAGAGAAGAGAAGAATTACATTCCGTGGGTGTCGATGTTCAATGGATTGTCCTATTTGTCACGCAGAATTGGACTGAATTCGGATTATGAGCGCTTCCGG AAACACGTCCTGTACCTCACAGAAAGCCTCTACAAACAACTCGGATTCGAACCAAAACCAGAAGAAACCCATTTGGACACATTATTACGGACAAATCTCCTTAACTGGATGTGCAAACATGGACATGAGGAATGTTTGATGCTCGCAATTGAtgaatttgacaaattaatgaacgataaaaattattc AATTAACCCAAATATTCGCGTTCCCGTGTATTGCAATGCAGTTCGTCGCGGATCTGGAAcagaatttgcatttttatgggaaaaatACATGACCACAAACGTCgctactgaaaaaattaaccttttaAATGCCTTGGGATGCACCAAACAGCAGTCGTTAGTGAAT aatttaatggaCAAAATCCTTTCCGATGACATCAAAATGCCCGATAAGAAGCCCGTTTTTGCCAATATTTATACCAGTAACCACGAGAATGTTGATTTAGTCTTCAATTATTTGACCCAAAACTGGCAAAAATGGGAAAATGT caTGGGAAGCATTGGTGAAGTATTAACTGAACTTTCAGACCATTTCACGACCGAAACTCAAGTCAAACGTTTGGaagatttctcaaaaataccCGAATTAAGTGAAAATAACGTCAAATTAATCACAAAAGCCGtagaaaatgccaaaaaatttttagaatgggACGAAAAACGTCTTGTCGAAGTCCGATCTTACTTCAAGATGCTCGACGACACAGGAAATTCAGCTAAAACTGTTTCCATCAGCTACGGTCTCATACTGGGCATCGCCTGTTACCTCCTAATCTTGagttaa
- the LOC134835925 gene encoding membrane alanyl aminopeptidase-like — MSLLLTLVLTFNIFLSIAGNPIDFTAADDELFERALLLNALETETFADVEPAEYRLKTTIYPSLYQIELEPFLDVVSGNEKPFSFKGNVKITLKANKTGEKEIELHARNLVISKITLKDDKAANVEIDQFTFQNETEKVKIPVKSELKTNVDYLLEIDYTGTLDDSMKGFYRSHYNENGKKVWLASTQFQSTDFRRAVPSFDEPHFKAKFQVNIIRPQGYKLSISNTMLERQEPIAETSKVKEIFKTTPVMSTYLMAFIVQMFNGKQTTDKSYGVWARPEAESQLAYSFSVGEKLLKEMGTWIDYPFNKVPEIQKLDMIAVPDFSAGAMENWGAMTYREANLLWDEKESSVRNKQSIGAVLTHEIAHLWFGDLVTCDWWGVTWLNEGFARYFQTFGTHLVEKDWNLPEQFVVDQLHGALSSDSVTSTHPLTNPNVFTPNQCAAMFSGGITYSKGASVIRMMEHHMKTATFKSALRKYIKAHEYKTVQPQNLFDAFNSEAPTAKVQETFEAWTNQSGYPYLTVTSFENNTVKVSQKRFMLNNKDHSDKTRWSIPITYANREEHFSETATRLTYPNTQTTDFSIKLPENGTLGFYLLNVQQVGFYRVNYDEENWKNIRTALKSENHGKIHLLNRAMIVDDLFNFARNGILSYDFVMSIVDYVREEKNYIPWVPMFNGLSYLSRRIGLNSDYERFRKHILYLTEPLYKHLGFDVKSGESHIDTLSRTNLLNWMCKHGHEECIAKSKEEFKKLMTNDTYYVNANIRIPVYCNAIRHGNNTEYEFLWKKYMTTNVAAEQINVLNTLGCTKEQKLINNLLDKVLTEDIRTQDKSTAFSNAYTSNHENVDLVFNYLTENWQKWEKVMGSVGSAMSSLADRFTTEEQVKKMEDFAKTSGLGDNNVRLITNAAASARTNFKWDQERLGEVREYFKVLDNNSATSISLSFSLILVTIVTFFYNMY; from the exons ATGTCACTCCTTCTGACGTTGGTGCTGactttcaacattttcttaTCGATTGCCGGCAATCCAATCGATTTCACCGCCGCCGACGACGAGCTTTTTGAACGTGCCTTGCTTCTCAACGCCTTGGAGACCGAAACTTTTGCCGATGTCGAACCAGCTGAATATCGCCTAAAAACGACAATTTATCCGAGTTTGTATCAAATTGAGCTCGAACCGTTTTTGGATGTTGTCTCGGGGAACGAAAAGCCTTTTTCCTTCAAGGGAAACGTAAAAATCACGCTAAAAGCCAACAAAACAGGAGAAAAAGAAATCGAACTGCATGCCAGAAATTTGgttatttcaaaaatcacGTTGAAAGATGACAAAGCAGCAAatgttgaaattgatcaattcACATTCCAAAATGAGacggaaaaagtaaaaattcccGTAAAATCCGAATTGAAGACAAACGTCGATTATCTTTTGGAAATCGACTACACAGGAACGCTCGATGACTCAATGAAAGGCTTTTATCGCAGTCATTACAACGAAAACGGGAAAAAAGTTTGGTTGGCATCGACGCAATTTCAATCAACGGACTTCCGTCGAGCAGTGCCATCTTTCGATGAGCCCCATTTCAAGGCCAAATTTCAAGTGAACATTATCCGACCGCAGGGATACAAGCTTTCAATCTCAAACACGATGCTGGAAAGGCAAGAACCCATCGCAGAAACGTCAAAAgtgaaggaaattttcaaaacgacACCCGTTATGAGCACTTATTTGATGGCTTTTATCGTCCAAATGTTCAATGGCAAGCAAACAACTGACAAAAGTTACGGAGTATGGGCTCGACCTGAAGCTGAGAGTCAATTGGCGTACTCGTTTTCGGTTGGAGAGAAGCTTCTCAAGGAGATGGGCACGTGGATCGACTATCCCTTCAATAAAGTGCCGGAAATTCAGAAGCTTGACATGATCGCAGTGCCAGATTTTAGTGct GGCGCCATGGAGAACTGGGGAGCCATGACCTATCGCGAAGCAAACCTCTTATGGGACGAAAAAGAGTCCAGCGTTCGTAACAAACAAAGTATCGGAGCTGTTCTCACACACGAAATTGCTCATTTATGGTTTGGCGATCTCGTGACGTGCGATTGGTGGGgcgtcacgtggttaaatgaAGGATTCGCTCGTTACTTCCAAACCTTCGGTACACATCTCGTGGAAAAAGACTGGAATTTACCCGAACAATTTGTCGTTGATCAATTGCATGGAGCTTTGTCCTCAGATTCTGTCACAAGCACACATCCCCTGACAAACCCAAATGTTTTCACGCCAAACCAATGTGCCGCGATGTTCAGCGGCGGCATCACTTACAGCAAAGGAGCTTCCGTGATTCGCATGATGGAACATCACATGAAGACTGCGACCTTTAAATCAGCTCTTCGGAAGTATATCAAGGCaca CGAATACAAGACAGTTCAGCCCCAAAACCTGTTCGACGCCTTCAACAGTGAAGCTCCAACAGCAAAAGTCCAAGAAACGTTCGAAGCATGGACCAATCAATCCGGATATCCATATCTTACGGTGACATCTTTCGAAAATAACACCGTCAAAGTCTCCCAAAAACGTTTCATGTTGAACAACAAAGATCACAGCGACAAAACACGTTGGTCTATTCCCATCACCTATGCCAATCGCGAAGAGCATTTCAGTGAAACTGCCACTCGTTTGACTTATCCAAACACGCAAACGACAGATTTCAGCATAAAATTACCGGAAAATGGAACTTTGGGCTTTTATCTTCTTAATGTTCAACAAGTTGGCTTCTATCGCGTGAATTATGACGAAGAAAACTGGAAAAACATCAGAACTGCATTGAAAAGTGAGAATCATGGAAAGATCCATTTGTTGAATCGCGCAATGATCGTCGATGACTTGTTCAATTTCGCGAGAAACGGAATTTTGTCGTACGATTTTGTGATGTCGATCGTGGATTATGTGAGAGAAGAGAAGAATTATATTCCGTGGGTGCCGATGTTCAATGGATTGTCCTATTTGTCACGCAGAATCGGATTGAATTCGGATTATGAGCGCTTCCGG AAACACATTTTATACTTAACTGAACCCTTGTACAAACACCTGGGCTTCGACGTGAAATCAGGAGAATCCCATATTGACACCTTATCCCGCACAAATCTCCTCAATTGGATGTGCAAACATGGCCATGAAGAGTGCATCGCCAAATCCAAGGAGGAATTTAAGAAATTGATGACCAACGATACTTATTA tgtCAACGCCAATATTCGCATTCCCGTGTATTGCAATGCAATCCGCCATGGAAATAACACTGAATATGAATTCTTATGGAAGAAATACATGACCACAAATGTTGCTGCTGAACAAATTAACGTTCTTAACACTTTGGGATGCACcaaggaacaaaaattaatcaac aatttatTGGACAAAGTACTTACCGAGGACATCAGAACGCAAGATAAGAGTACCGCCTTTTCCAATGCTTATACCAGCAACCACGAAAACGTTGACTTAGTCTTCAATTATTTGACTGAAAACTggcaaaaatgggaaaaagt TATGGGATCCGTTGGCTCCGCAATGAGTTCCTTAGCTGATCGTTTCACCACCGAAGAACAAGTCAAAAAGATGGAAGATTTCGCCAAAACATCCGGATTGGGCGACAATAACGTTCGTCTCATCACAAATGCCGCTGCATCGGCTCGTACAAACTTCAAATGGGACCAAGAGCGTCTCGGTGAAGTACGGGAATACTTCAAAGTGCTTGATAATAATTCCGCGACAAGCATTTCTCTtagttttagtttaattttagtgACTATCGTAACTTTTTTCTATAACatgtattaa